One Myxocyprinus asiaticus isolate MX2 ecotype Aquarium Trade chromosome 20, UBuf_Myxa_2, whole genome shotgun sequence genomic region harbors:
- the LOC127410832 gene encoding leucine-rich repeat-containing protein 57, with protein MGNSALKAHLETSQKTGVFQLTGKGLTEFPEELQKLTGNLRTVDLSNNKIEVLPAFIGVFQQLRSLTISGNKLSSLPNDIGKLKKLETLVVNGNQLKQLPASVGQLKALRTLNLSGNQFKEFPGGLGTLRHLDVLDLSKNQIQLVPAEVAELQAIEINLNQNQISTLSPEVSHAPRLKVLRLEENCLELTSIPIAILTDSQVSLLSVEGNLFEVKMLRDLEGYDKYMERFTATKKKFA; from the exons ATGGGGAACAGCGCTCTGAAAGCTCATTTGGAAACGTCTCAGAAGACTGGCGTGTTTCAGCTGACCGGAAAGGGATTGACAGAG TTCCCAGAGGAGCTACAGAAGCTCACTGGAAACCTGCGGACAGTCGATCTGTCCAACAACAAAATCGAGGTGCTTCCTGCATTCATAGGAGTCTTCCAGCAACTCAGAAGTCTTACCATAAGTGGAAATAAACTAA GTAGTTTACCAAATGACATCGGGAAACTCAAGAAGCTGGAGACTCTTGTTGTGAATGGCAACCAGTTGAAGCAGCTTCCTGCATCGGTGGGTCAGCTGAAGGCCTTGCGGACCCTCAACCTCTCTGGGAATCAGTTTAAGGAATTTCCCGGTGGACTCGGCACGCTTCGCCACCTTGATGTTCTCGACCTGTCCAAAAATCAAATTCAGCTGGTACCTGCAGAGGTGGCCGAGCTGCAAGCCATTGAAATCAACCTCAATCAGAACCAG ATTTCGACCCTGTCTCCAGAGGTGTCTCATGCTCCCAGATTGAAGGTCTTGCGTCTGGAGGAAAACTGTTTGGAGCTCACCTCTATCCCCATCGCCATCCTCACAGACTCCCAGGTGTCCTTGCTTTCCGTAGAGGGCAATCTGTTCGAAGTTAAAATGTTACGTGACCTGGAAGGGTATGATAAG TACATGGAACGTTTTACTGCAACAAAGAAGAAATTTgcttga
- the LOC127410830 gene encoding breast cancer metastasis-suppressor 1-like protein-A — translation MPVHSREKKEINHEEMEVDFAEQEGSSSEDEDTESSSVSDDGECSEMDDENCERRRMECIDEMTDLEKQFTDLQDQLYKERLNQVDAKLQEVMSGKAPEYLEPLATLQENIQIRTKVAGIYRELCLDSVKNKYDCETQAAFQHWESEKLLLSDTVQSELEEKIRRLEEDRHSIDITSELWNDELQSRKNKKKDPFSPDKKKKPVAVSGPYIVYMLQDLDILEDWTAIRKSPFQRVTNISTMPTQKMDAFFTMGNGTAAGKPYVSKRKMSILRAL, via the exons ATGCCAGTGCACtcgagagaaaagaaagaaattaatcatGAAGAAATGGAGGTGGATTTTGCAGAGCAAGAAGGGAGCAGTTCAGAAGACGAGGATACAGAGAGCTCATCTGTGTCTGATGATGGAGAATGTTCAG AAATGGATGATGAAAACTGCGAAAGGAGAAGAATGGAATGCATTGATGAAATGACCGATCTGGAAAAGCAGTTCACTGACCTCCAAGACCA GTTATATAAAGAGAGACTGAATCAAGTTGATGCCAAACTCCAAGAAGTGATGTCGGGAAAGGCCCCTGAGTACCTGGAGCCTCTCGCAACTCTTCAGGAGAATATACAAATTAGAACAAAAGTTGCAG GTATCTACAGAGAGTTGTGCCTGGACTCTGTGAAGAATAAATATGACTGTGAAACTCAAGCAGCTTTCCAGCACTGGGAG AGTGAGAAGCTGTTATTATCTGATACAGTTCaaagtgaattagaggagaagaTCAGACGTTTAGAGGAAGACCGTCATAGTATAGATATTACATCAG AGCTCTGGAATGATGAGTTACaatcaagaaaaaacaaaaagaaagatcCCTTCAGtccagacaaaaagaaaaagcctGTGGCTGTGTCAG GCCcgtatattgtttacatgctgCAAGACCTGGATATACTGGAGGACTGGACTGCTATCAGAAAG TCTCCTTTTCAAAGAGTGACAAACATCAGCACAATGCCCACTCAGAAGATGGACGCGTTTTTTACGATGGGGAATGGTACAGCCGCGGGCAAGCCATATGTATCGAAAAGAAAGATGAGTATCCTACGAG CGCTATAA